The sequence CCGTCGCTCAAGATGTTCCACACCGGCTTCCAATACACCCCGGTCGCTTCCATCGCCACATGCGTGCATTCGTTCTCTGTCAGCCAAGCCAGCAGGGATTTCAGGCCATCCGTCGTTGTTTCGAACGTCCGGCATTCGCGCGATGCCTTGCCGGCCGCCACGATCCGGACACAGGCGACGACGGCATCCTTGTGAACATCAAGGCCGGCGACCCGCCCATGCATCACTTCCATCGGTTCTCCTCCACACTGCCGCCAGCGTGGGGACCTCATTGAAAAGGAACTCTAACAAACGTGCTCCGGGGCATTGCTGCCCTTTGGCTCCATTGGGGGTGATCGAGGCGCCCGGGTCCAACTAAGCAACGGGCTCGTCCGCACCATAGACAAACCGACCTCGCTGCCAGCGGCGCCGCAAAATATAGAATAAACCGAGGCTCCAATGCCAAGACGTTTCATCCCATGGGGGTCGGCCGCCCGGCCGGTGGAGAACTAAGGACATCCGCAAAAATAACCGCTACGATTTTCCGGTTCGCGGTTTTATTGCATAGTTCCATTCGGGATGAAATTCATCGCCGCAAATATTGATGGCCTCCATGTCGGCATCACTGACTTTGATGCCCTTCTCGTAGGTTCGCTCGTCCAGCGCGCTTTCGACGCGCAGCCCGGATTTCGTTGACGTTGCTGCAATCAACTCGACGACGGCTACCCTGTCAGTCAGCGGGCGGGCGCGCCAATTCTGGGTGATATGACAGAAAAGGCGGTGCTCGATCTTATTCCACTTCGATGTGCCCGGTGGATAGTGGCAGACATGGATCGTGAGGCCCGTCTCATCGGCAAATTCCTGGAGTTTCAACTTCCACAGCCGC comes from Terriglobales bacterium and encodes:
- a CDS encoding transposase, whose translation is MEVMHGRVAGLDVHKDAVVACVRIVAAGKASRECRTFETTTDGLKSLLAWLTENECTHVAMEATGVYWKPVWNILSDG